A region of the Arcobacter sp. F155 genome:
CCAGTAGAATCTATAAACCCATAATAAAAGTCTTTTTTAGCAAAAGAAAAAGTAAATATCAATATAAAAAAAATAAAAAACTTCAAAATCTACCTTTTTTTCTTTTTCAATTCAAATACATAAGAGAAAATCTCAGCTAATGCCTTATAAAACTCACCTGGTATCTCTTGGTCAACTTCAATTTGTGAGTGTAAAGACCTTGCAAGTGCTGGGTTTTCAATAATAGGTATATCATTTTCCCTTGCAATATCTTTTATTTTTAAAGCAATAAAATCAATACCCTTTGCAACTACTTTTGGTGCATTATCTTTTGTATTATCATATCTTAATGCTACAGCATAATGACTTGGATTTGTAATTACAACATCTGCATCAGGAACATCATTCATCATTCTTTTTTGATGCATTTGCATTTGTATCTTACGAATTCTTCCTTTTACTTGAGGATCCCCCTCCATATTTTTAAACTCATCTTTAATTTCTTGTTTACTCATTTTTAAAGATTTAAAATAATAATGTCTTGTAAAAAAGAAGTCTATTATAGCAAAAAGTATTATAATTAGAAGAATTGCTGCTAAAAAATATATAATCAACTCTATAATAGTATTAAATGTAGCATAAAACTCCTTATCCATCATAGCTAAGAATGCTTTATGAGTTAATGCTAAAACTATAAACATAACAACTATAATTATTAGTAATTTTAGTGTTAATTTTAGAGCCTCTAAAGCCTTCTTAAATGCAAATACATTTTTCATCCCTTTAATTGGATCCAATTTTTGCAAATCAATTTTTAATGGAGTTATCAAAAAACCAAACTGGCTCCAATTTGTTATTAAAGCTAATAAAATCACCAATACAAAAATGGGTAAAAGTGCTTTTACAGCCGTCATAACAAAAGTATAAGCTATTGAATAAAAGACTGTTTCATTCATCTCTTGTCCCATAAAACCATATGAAAAAAGCATTAGTTTTTTTATTGATTCAAAAGTAAAACCAGAAAAAAATAGTAAATAGATTGACCCAAACAATAAAACTGCTGCCCCTGTAACTTCCATTGATTTAGGGACATTACCTTTT
Encoded here:
- the flhB gene encoding flagellar biosynthesis protein FlhB is translated as MADEEEKTEEPTQKKIDDAKEKGNVPKSMEVTGAAVLLFGSIYLLFFSGFTFESIKKLMLFSYGFMGQEMNETVFYSIAYTFVMTAVKALLPIFVLVILLALITNWSQFGFLITPLKIDLQKLDPIKGMKNVFAFKKALEALKLTLKLLIIIVVMFIVLALTHKAFLAMMDKEFYATFNTIIELIIYFLAAILLIIILFAIIDFFFTRHYYFKSLKMSKQEIKDEFKNMEGDPQVKGRIRKIQMQMHQKRMMNDVPDADVVITNPSHYAVALRYDNTKDNAPKVVAKGIDFIALKIKDIARENDIPIIENPALARSLHSQIEVDQEIPGEFYKALAEIFSYVFELKKKKR